In bacterium, one genomic interval encodes:
- a CDS encoding sulfatase, with protein MGMRVWFFLWASLGLGCSVADTEPETETRLDAPNLILISIDTLRSDHLGCYGYNRPTSPALDRLCEDSVVYSEAIAQAPSTLHSHASIFTSLIPHHHGASWGGRTRLADECLTLAEVAQEAGMATGAFTGGGQMDKIFGLDQGFDSYNQPGTRHFYGTVKLAEEWLAERPDRPFFLFLHTYETHHPYEPQERFLEIFDDDYDGELPDVISVDMLKEINRKKRVLQEGDLQHIVNTYDAEIRSMDEALEHLIVFLRENSLYDDTMIVFTSDHGEEFGEHGRVGWHSHSLYDELLRVPLVIKFPNQHHAGARVSDQVSSIDIAPTVLSALGLPTPEDFQGRDIAPPAVGGEGGGRAVISRIDRKLGKDIDSIRQPDWKLYRGQLFDLQADPEELWDTALNKPRILEQLRTELDSIVGSRDPCLGDQVVPTGATLDELKALGYLQ; from the coding sequence TTGGGCATGCGTGTTTGGTTCTTCCTGTGGGCTAGCCTGGGGCTCGGCTGCTCGGTCGCCGACACCGAGCCCGAGACCGAGACCCGGCTCGATGCGCCCAACCTGATTCTCATCTCGATCGATACGCTCCGATCGGACCATCTCGGCTGCTACGGCTACAACCGGCCGACCTCACCGGCACTCGACCGGCTGTGTGAGGACTCGGTCGTCTACTCCGAAGCCATCGCCCAGGCGCCCTCGACCCTGCACTCGCACGCCTCGATATTCACGTCGCTCATTCCACACCACCACGGAGCCTCCTGGGGCGGGCGCACGAGGTTGGCCGACGAGTGCCTCACGCTCGCCGAGGTGGCTCAGGAAGCGGGCATGGCGACCGGAGCCTTCACCGGCGGCGGGCAGATGGACAAGATCTTCGGACTCGATCAGGGCTTCGATTCCTACAACCAGCCCGGTACGAGACACTTCTACGGGACTGTCAAGCTCGCCGAAGAGTGGCTGGCGGAACGCCCGGACCGTCCTTTCTTTCTCTTCCTCCACACCTACGAGACCCATCACCCCTACGAGCCGCAAGAGCGTTTTCTGGAGATCTTCGACGATGACTACGACGGCGAGCTCCCGGATGTCATCTCGGTGGACATGCTCAAGGAGATCAACCGCAAGAAGAGAGTGCTCCAAGAGGGTGACTTGCAGCACATCGTCAACACCTACGACGCCGAGATCCGCTCGATGGACGAGGCGTTGGAGCATTTGATCGTATTCTTGCGAGAGAACTCGCTTTACGACGACACCATGATCGTCTTTACCTCGGATCACGGCGAGGAATTCGGCGAGCACGGCCGGGTCGGGTGGCACTCGCATTCGCTCTACGACGAGCTTCTTCGAGTACCGCTGGTCATCAAGTTCCCGAACCAGCATCACGCCGGCGCTCGGGTGTCGGACCAGGTCAGCAGCATCGACATCGCGCCGACCGTGCTAAGCGCGCTCGGCCTGCCGACGCCCGAGGACTTCCAAGGCCGCGACATTGCGCCGCCGGCGGTAGGCGGCGAGGGCGGAGGCCGAGCCGTCATCAGCCGTATCGACCGTAAGCTCGGCAAGGATATCGACTCGATCCGGCAACCCGATTGGAAGCTCTACCGAGGCCAGCTCTTCGACCTCCAGGCCGACCCGGAGGAGCTGTGGGATACGGCTCTCAACAAGCCCAGAATCCTCGAACAACTTCGAACCGAGCTCGACAGCATCGTGGGCTCACGCGATCCCTGTCTGGGAGACCAGGTCGTACCAACCGGGGCGACCCTGGACGAGCTCAAGGCGCTGGGCTATCTCCAGTAA
- a CDS encoding prepilin-type N-terminal cleavage/methylation domain-containing protein: MRFLTHTRARRAGGFTLIELLIVVAIIGIIAAILIPNLLDALQKAKQKRTVANIRNVGVGWFSWLTDEASAAAAGAQTFDFEALEPLSTDELRTTLLPATGPRYTSDIPERDGWGHPFEYAWKSEVDVISIGIRSLGRGGEVGPVTNPYPIQGFVATQYEQDIVWADGFFVHYPTGVTQAAAAGS, translated from the coding sequence ATGAGATTCCTCACCCACACCCGCGCCCGGAGAGCCGGCGGTTTTACGCTGATCGAGCTACTGATCGTCGTAGCGATCATCGGAATCATCGCCGCGATCCTGATCCCGAATCTGCTCGACGCCCTGCAGAAGGCAAAGCAGAAACGCACGGTCGCAAATATTCGAAACGTCGGCGTGGGATGGTTCTCCTGGCTGACCGACGAGGCCTCGGCGGCGGCGGCCGGCGCCCAAACGTTTGATTTCGAAGCCCTCGAACCGCTTTCTACCGATGAGCTTCGCACCACTCTGCTGCCCGCGACCGGACCGCGCTACACCTCCGACATTCCCGAGCGAGACGGCTGGGGACACCCATTCGAATACGCCTGGAAGAGCGAGGTCGACGTGATCTCGATCGGCATCCGAAGCCTTGGTCGAGGCGGCGAGGTCGGTCCGGTCACCAATCCGTACCCCATCCAGGGCTTTGTCGCCACCCAGTACGAGCAGGACATCGTCTGGGCCGACGGGTTTTTCGTGCACTACCCGACGGGCGTGACCCAGGCCGCCGCGGCCGGCTCGTAG
- a CDS encoding sigma-70 family RNA polymerase sigma factor, with translation MATVTAAIGSPHSNEAFADLMSAAKPIAARICRRYRIPPQDAEDLMQQSLMALIDGREQVENPEAWLAGTLRNHCLMYWRRRRRRLYSAVDTAILETLAEPTRSEQDTIELSHDMASILGDLPSRCRSVLELRYGLGCRPLETAKRLGYRSSSIYKILQRCLAALSRRLTASGLAAETAPPAGVSTQCQVQPPD, from the coding sequence ATGGCCACCGTGACCGCAGCGATTGGGTCCCCTCATTCGAATGAAGCGTTCGCCGACCTGATGAGCGCGGCCAAGCCCATCGCCGCACGGATCTGCCGCCGCTACAGAATTCCTCCGCAAGACGCGGAGGACCTCATGCAGCAGTCTCTTATGGCGCTCATTGATGGCAGAGAACAGGTCGAGAATCCTGAGGCCTGGCTGGCGGGCACCTTGCGTAACCACTGTTTGATGTACTGGCGCCGCCGGCGCAGGCGCCTTTACAGCGCCGTTGACACCGCGATCCTGGAGACGCTGGCTGAGCCCACGCGCTCCGAACAAGACACGATCGAGCTCTCGCACGACATGGCCAGCATCCTGGGAGACCTTCCCTCGCGCTGCCGCTCGGTCCTCGAGCTTCGCTACGGTCTCGGCTGCCGGCCCCTCGAGACCGCGAAGAGGCTGGGGTATCGCTCGTCGAGCATCTACAAGATCCTGCAGAGATGCCTGGCGGCTTTGTCCAGAAGACTGACGGCCAGCGGCCTGGCGGCCGAGACCGCACCTCCTGCCGGCGTTTCGACTCAGTGTCAAGTCCAGCCTCCCGACTGA
- a CDS encoding SH3 domain-containing protein — protein MWCRETRRVLFGWSLVWSLAVCLAATSARAREAPPIEVRSVELRTGETAGTVVIRSEKPVEWSTEAGERTLVVFLSHSVPGPEALDRSSRAGLISRVEVGFAVPGGVPTARITIHARKRFQHEIVRSGDDLTIRLAAVRASPGSSEKQVEAPSAPQTGGVSVENLELEAILEENEGLRERVAELHSDRLELRKSLDTRTAELEKAARSKVRTLLAEVGLGQLTISPAADPCLTVRAGPSMERERIDCLLPGTEVSITDVTTGWLSVTTPGGVSGWVASRFVEPRQAIEASERTPALELSRHVKDDVAPCLSLRQDPNVDSRLLDCLPPGTKAAAVASAGGWFRLRLQDGLEGWSAAEFLESTNERELRLELEAARSDLVAAEADSEELATRVAGLEADLAATRESLAASQARNESLATRIAELEAVAADTAAPAGTHQTVPTAIEEPTEVAEFPAPLPSVAEVIPEPALGEPTDLEAFVRVWARAWSEQRVDDYLSCYAASFIPPLGMSRADWSSLRRERLTSPEFIEIELTNFSTRIDGPDRATVSFDQDYRSDTFRDRVGKTLELIREGDRWRILEETRN, from the coding sequence ATGTGGTGTCGAGAGACTAGGCGGGTTCTGTTCGGTTGGAGCCTCGTTTGGAGCCTTGCGGTCTGCCTGGCCGCGACGTCGGCTCGCGCCCGGGAGGCCCCCCCGATCGAGGTCCGGAGCGTCGAGTTGCGGACCGGCGAGACCGCGGGCACGGTGGTGATTCGTTCGGAGAAGCCGGTTGAGTGGTCCACCGAGGCCGGCGAGCGAACCCTGGTTGTCTTTCTATCGCATTCGGTTCCGGGTCCGGAGGCGCTCGATCGATCCTCTCGCGCCGGCCTGATCTCGCGGGTAGAGGTCGGCTTCGCGGTTCCCGGAGGCGTTCCGACGGCCCGAATCACGATCCATGCGCGAAAGCGATTCCAGCACGAGATCGTGCGCTCGGGAGACGACCTCACGATTCGGCTGGCGGCGGTGAGGGCGAGTCCGGGCTCGTCGGAGAAACAGGTCGAGGCGCCCTCGGCGCCCCAGACCGGTGGCGTCTCGGTCGAGAACCTAGAGCTCGAGGCAATCCTCGAGGAGAATGAAGGTCTGCGCGAGCGAGTGGCAGAGCTCCACTCCGACAGACTGGAGCTTCGCAAATCACTGGACACGCGCACCGCCGAGCTCGAGAAGGCCGCCCGGAGCAAAGTGCGCACTCTGCTTGCGGAGGTCGGTCTGGGGCAGCTCACGATCTCGCCGGCCGCCGATCCCTGCTTGACCGTACGCGCCGGCCCCAGCATGGAACGGGAGCGAATCGACTGTCTCCTGCCGGGCACGGAGGTGTCGATCACCGACGTGACGACGGGTTGGCTCTCGGTGACGACTCCGGGCGGGGTCTCGGGCTGGGTCGCTTCGAGGTTTGTCGAGCCGAGGCAAGCCATCGAAGCCTCGGAGCGGACCCCCGCGCTCGAGCTTTCCCGCCACGTAAAGGACGATGTCGCTCCGTGCCTCAGCTTGCGACAGGATCCAAACGTCGATAGCCGTTTGCTCGACTGTCTGCCGCCGGGCACCAAGGCGGCGGCAGTCGCCTCGGCTGGGGGCTGGTTTCGACTTCGGCTCCAAGATGGCCTGGAGGGCTGGTCTGCCGCGGAGTTCCTCGAGTCCACGAACGAGAGAGAGCTGCGGCTCGAGCTCGAAGCCGCGCGATCCGACTTGGTCGCCGCTGAGGCGGACAGCGAAGAGCTGGCGACCAGGGTCGCCGGCCTGGAAGCGGATCTGGCCGCGACGCGTGAATCACTGGCGGCGAGTCAGGCGCGGAACGAGAGTCTCGCTACACGGATCGCCGAGCTCGAGGCGGTAGCCGCCGACACGGCGGCACCAGCCGGAACTCACCAGACAGTGCCGACCGCGATCGAGGAGCCGACCGAAGTAGCGGAGTTTCCGGCGCCTTTGCCGTCGGTGGCGGAGGTAATTCCCGAGCCCGCGTTGGGGGAACCGACCGACCTCGAGGCCTTCGTGCGGGTCTGGGCCAGAGCCTGGTCCGAGCAGAGGGTCGACGACTATCTCAGCTGCTACGCAGCGAGCTTCATTCCGCCTTTGGGCATGAGCCGCGCCGACTGGTCGAGCCTCAGGCGAGAGCGTCTCACGAGTCCTGAGTTCATCGAGATCGAGCTGACGAACTTCAGCACGCGGATCGATGGTCCGGACCGGGCAACGGTGTCCTTCGATCAAGATTATCGGTCCGACACCTTCCGGGATCGCGTTGGCAAGACGCTCGAGCTTATCCGCGAGGGTGACCGGTGGCGGATTCTCGAGGAGACCAGGAACTAG
- a CDS encoding tRNA uridine(34) 5-carboxymethylaminomethyl modification radical SAM/GNAT enzyme Elp3, whose amino-acid sequence MPRFRSFEPENFERELTAILGELSALEDFGAPELQRVLRRYPKNGRGLFSKSELVRGFRFYRDRFEPKLGGEAFLDRLRMKPVRTLSGVAPVTILTKPYPCPGRCIFCPSDVRMPKSYLSDEPGAQRAAQHQFDPYLQTFSRLLAYHNNGHPVDKVELIVLGGTWSYYPEHYQIWFVKRCFDAMNDFASEVPPALPEVVPAIDFRALTELVDGRAITRNYNRVVRDFTGPEVDVPNESATWAELEAAQRRNEGTEARCVGLVVETRPDHLTLEEAVRMRQLGATKVQIGYQSLSDEVLTLNHRGHDVAATRKAMIILRQAGFKIHAHWMPNLYGSDPARDIVDYERMFADPDFRPDELKIYPCSLIESAELMAYYERGDWRPYEHDELLEVLTECMRRTPGYCRLTRVIRDIPGTDIVDGNRLTNFRELAERELERQGSSSDDIRAREIRGAEIASSDLRLQTLEYETAIGREQFLQFVTGDMRIAAFLRLSLPANEIPIAEIQRAAMIREVHVYGRLVGLGRRPEGPSQHLGLGTRLVAEAERRATEAGYPSLAVISSVGTREYYRRLGFEDGDLYQAKALVTGDS is encoded by the coding sequence ATGCCGAGATTCCGATCCTTCGAGCCCGAGAACTTCGAGCGCGAGCTTACCGCCATTCTCGGCGAGCTCTCCGCGCTCGAGGACTTCGGTGCGCCCGAGCTCCAGCGCGTCCTGAGGCGCTACCCGAAGAACGGCCGCGGGCTGTTCTCGAAGAGCGAGTTGGTGCGCGGCTTCCGTTTCTACCGGGACCGATTCGAGCCGAAGCTCGGGGGCGAAGCGTTCCTGGACCGACTCCGTATGAAGCCCGTGCGCACGCTGAGTGGGGTCGCTCCGGTGACCATCTTGACCAAGCCCTATCCGTGCCCCGGGCGCTGCATCTTCTGCCCGAGCGACGTGCGCATGCCCAAGAGCTATCTCTCCGACGAACCCGGCGCCCAGCGCGCGGCCCAGCACCAATTCGACCCGTATCTCCAGACGTTCTCTCGCTTGCTCGCCTACCACAACAACGGCCATCCCGTGGACAAGGTCGAGCTGATCGTGCTGGGCGGCACCTGGTCCTACTACCCGGAGCATTATCAGATCTGGTTCGTCAAGCGCTGTTTCGACGCGATGAACGACTTCGCGAGCGAAGTCCCGCCGGCGCTGCCGGAGGTCGTGCCGGCGATCGACTTCCGCGCATTGACCGAGCTCGTCGATGGCAGGGCCATCACTCGCAACTACAACCGGGTCGTGCGTGACTTCACCGGCCCCGAGGTGGACGTGCCCAACGAGAGCGCCACCTGGGCCGAACTGGAGGCCGCCCAGCGCCGCAACGAGGGTACCGAGGCTCGCTGCGTGGGTCTCGTGGTGGAGACGCGCCCCGACCATCTCACCCTCGAGGAGGCGGTGCGGATGCGCCAGCTGGGGGCGACCAAGGTCCAGATCGGCTACCAGAGCCTGTCGGACGAAGTTCTGACACTGAACCACCGCGGCCACGACGTTGCCGCGACCCGCAAAGCCATGATCATCCTGCGCCAGGCCGGCTTCAAGATCCACGCGCACTGGATGCCGAACCTGTACGGTTCCGACCCGGCGCGGGACATCGTCGACTATGAACGCATGTTCGCCGATCCGGACTTTCGCCCGGACGAGCTCAAGATCTATCCCTGCAGCCTCATCGAAAGCGCCGAGCTGATGGCGTATTACGAGCGCGGCGATTGGCGTCCCTACGAGCACGATGAGCTGCTCGAGGTGCTCACCGAATGCATGCGGCGGACACCGGGCTACTGCCGCCTCACGCGGGTGATCCGGGACATCCCCGGGACCGACATCGTCGACGGCAATCGCCTCACCAACTTCCGCGAGCTCGCGGAGCGCGAGCTCGAACGCCAGGGAAGCTCGAGCGATGACATTCGCGCGCGCGAGATCCGGGGTGCCGAGATCGCAAGCTCCGACCTACGGCTTCAAACCCTGGAGTACGAGACCGCGATCGGACGAGAGCAGTTTCTGCAGTTCGTCACCGGAGACATGCGAATCGCGGCTTTTCTCAGGCTGAGTCTGCCCGCGAACGAGATACCCATCGCCGAGATCCAGCGGGCCGCGATGATCCGCGAAGTGCACGTCTACGGGCGCCTCGTCGGCCTCGGCCGGCGCCCTGAGGGACCGTCGCAGCACCTCGGGCTCGGTACCCGCCTGGTCGCCGAGGCCGAGCGCCGCGCTACCGAGGCGGGCTACCCGAGCCTGGCGGTGATCTCTTCGGTGGGAACCCGCGAGTACTACCGGCGGCTGGGATTCGAAGACGGAGACCTCTACCAGGCCAAGGCCTTGGTCACTGGCGACAGCTAG
- a CDS encoding class I SAM-dependent methyltransferase — protein MKASTVAALERINREFYRRRAAEFSDTRSRPWPGWQRVLELVRRNLDSQRISILDLGCGNGRLLPELGRALGGDKQEVSYLGVDVSAPLLAIAARAGQADRAAALRVPRLVAADLVARPLAELEPAASFDLIFNFGLMHHVPSFGARRRLLAESAGRLRPGGVLAVSFWQFGDRERFRRRLVSWRAAADRVDPGDLEAGDCLLAWGDSGAVRYCHFANEAEAEALVEELELERLSSFREDGVSRDLNLYYVLRKRGHNT, from the coding sequence ATGAAGGCCTCTACGGTAGCTGCTCTCGAGCGAATCAACCGGGAGTTCTACCGGCGGCGAGCCGCCGAATTCAGCGACACCCGCAGTCGACCATGGCCCGGGTGGCAGAGGGTTCTCGAGCTTGTCCGGCGAAACCTCGACTCCCAGAGGATATCGATTCTAGACCTCGGCTGTGGCAACGGCCGTCTTCTACCGGAGCTCGGTCGAGCTCTGGGCGGTGACAAACAAGAGGTCTCCTACCTCGGTGTCGACGTATCCGCGCCGCTGCTGGCGATCGCCGCCCGAGCGGGGCAGGCCGACCGGGCGGCGGCTCTGCGGGTGCCGAGGCTGGTTGCCGCGGATCTCGTCGCGCGCCCTCTGGCGGAGCTCGAGCCGGCGGCGAGTTTCGACCTGATCTTCAACTTCGGGCTCATGCATCACGTGCCGTCCTTCGGTGCTCGGCGGCGACTTCTGGCGGAAAGCGCCGGCCGGCTGCGACCGGGCGGCGTCCTGGCCGTTTCGTTCTGGCAGTTTGGTGACCGGGAGCGCTTCCGGCGCCGGCTCGTTTCCTGGCGAGCCGCTGCCGACAGGGTCGATCCGGGGGATCTCGAGGCCGGCGACTGCCTTCTGGCGTGGGGCGACTCGGGGGCGGTGCGCTACTGCCATTTCGCCAACGAGGCCGAGGCCGAGGCCCTGGTGGAGGAGCTCGAGCTGGAGCGGCTCTCGAGCTTCCGGGAGGACGGGGTCTCGCGAGACCTCAACCTCTACTACGTCTTGAGAAAGAGGGGACACAATACGTAA
- a CDS encoding DUF72 domain-containing protein — translation MLGYYGSRLPAVEINNTFYRMPKPSVLEGWSKQVPADFRFVLKASRRITHFKRLKNAEEECRYFVDTASTLGERLGALLFQLPPNFKKDLERLGEFLKILPDDVRAAFEFRHDSWFDDDVFEALRSHNRALCLAETEDKQPELIATADWGYLRLRRADYDKQALERWLNGLRRQEWTECFVFFKHEDEASGPRLAAQFLERAGHNT, via the coding sequence ATGCTCGGTTACTACGGCTCGAGGTTGCCCGCGGTTGAGATTAACAACACCTTCTATCGCATGCCCAAGCCCAGTGTTCTCGAAGGCTGGAGCAAACAAGTGCCCGCGGACTTTCGTTTCGTCCTGAAGGCCTCCCGGCGGATTACCCACTTCAAGCGCCTGAAGAACGCCGAAGAGGAGTGCCGGTACTTCGTGGATACGGCCAGCACGCTCGGTGAGCGCCTCGGCGCTCTGCTGTTTCAGTTGCCACCGAACTTCAAGAAGGACCTCGAGCGCCTCGGGGAGTTCCTCAAGATCCTCCCCGATGACGTTCGAGCGGCGTTCGAGTTTCGCCACGACAGCTGGTTCGACGACGACGTCTTCGAGGCCCTACGCTCGCACAACCGCGCTCTCTGCCTGGCCGAAACGGAAGACAAGCAGCCGGAGCTGATTGCGACCGCCGATTGGGGCTACCTGCGCCTGCGCCGGGCCGACTATGACAAGCAAGCTCTCGAGCGTTGGCTGAACGGACTGCGGCGGCAGGAGTGGACCGAGTGCTTCGTGTTCTTCAAGCATGAGGACGAAGCCAGCGGACCGCGGCTGGCGGCACAGTTTCTGGAGAGAGCGGGACACAATACGTAA